A region of Salvelinus alpinus chromosome 6, SLU_Salpinus.1, whole genome shotgun sequence DNA encodes the following proteins:
- the LOC139577804 gene encoding zinc finger and BTB domain-containing protein 5 codes for MDFPGHFDQVFQQLNYQRVHSQLCDCVIVVGSRHFKAHRSVLAACSTHFRALFTVAQGDASMNMIQLDSEVVTAEAFAALVDMMYTSTLMLGESNVMDVLLAASHLHLNAVVKACKHYLTTRTMPMSPPADHRATQHRQHQHTHAEQQRLRQQQVAAELAANANLAANANLAANANLEANANLAGNAATSRLQRSFLLQQLGLSLVSSALGGVEEDGARGGSDGVSVSGVVEQKASFPIRRFHKRKPSLSFSLSEDRPRQRPRPSGPHGDEEAGLLSPDSHKTGEETRLDGEITGLVRGVSQDDSQMPSQSDSGRCEGEEQGMAEEAGVGKESLDGGSHHGDGVEVKITEEEEEEEVREQQVVVKCEPLSSPEPADDITIQGSDQLGPGGGRGRGGGEEEKVELSPQSSDRSLSSSDQQPLRPSSQLLLKGGLGGGSGGGFGCSSHLDGKSGFRISSFLGANVFGSGGAGVDAGDDDLNTTTGEAMAAAHRFLLSPEHSGTNNSASMLRPGSANHLHLLGGDGLGGFSTDADSLFLRPLHDGLGNPRGGGGGFPDPFSLDFQRSSLGLHSLARASRGGSLGFPGYRRIAPKNDNTGGGGGGGGETGVVLQDALSSSSLGEGGPLLLNGSGGYESGPPTSSSAPHPQLTRASADVLSKCKKALSEHNVLVVEGARKYACRICCKTFLTLTDCKKHIRVHTGEKPYACLKCGKRFSQSSHLYKHSKTTCLRWQNSNMANTLM; via the exons GTGGTGACAGCGGAGGCGTTTGCTGCCCTGGTGGACATGATGTACACCTCCACCCTGATGCTAGGCGAGAGCAACGTGATGGACGTGCTGCTAGCTGCCTCTCACCTCCACCTGAACGCCGTAGTCAAGGCCTGTAAGCACTACCTGACCACCCGCACCATGCCCATGTCCCCGCCGGCAGACCACCGGGCCACACAACACCGCCAGCACCAACACACCCACGCAGAACAGCAGAGACTTAGGCAGCAGCAGGTAGCCGCCGAGTTAGCCGCTAACGCTAACCTAGCGGCTAATGCTAACCTAGCCGCTAACGCTAACCTAGAGGCTAACGCTAACCTAGCGGGTAATGCTGCTACGTCCAGGCTCCAGCGGTCGTTCCTGTTGCAGCAGCTGGGTCTAAGCCTGGTGAGCTCTGCCCTGGGCGGAGTGGAGGAGGATGGGGCCAGGGGTGGTAGCGACGGTGTTAGCGTTAGCGGTGTAGTGGAGCAGAAAGCTTCTTTCCCCATTCGACGTTTCCACAAGAGAAAGCCCTCCCTGAGCTTTAGCCTATCTGAGGACAGGCCCAGGCAGAGGCCCCGCCCCTCCGGACCCCACGGGGATGAGGAAGCGGGACTACTCTCCCCCGACTCCCACAAGACGGGGGAGGAGACCAGACTGGACGGGGAGATCACCGGCCTAGTAAGGGGCGTATCCCAGGATGACTCCCAGATGCCCAGCCAATCGGACAGCGGACGCTGCGAAGGGGAGGAGCAAGGGATGGCGGAGGAGGCGGGTGTGGGGAAGGAGTCCCTGGATGGAGGGAGTCACCATGGTGATGGGGTGGAGGTGAAGAttactgaggaagaggaggaggaggaagtacgGGAGCAACAG gtggtGGTTAAGTGTGAGCCTCTGAGTTCCCCAGAGCCAGCTGATGACATCACCATCCAGGGTAGCGACCAGCTGGGACCtggtggaggtagaggaagaggaggaggagaggaggagaaggtagaACTGAGCCCACAGAGTAGCGACCGTAGTCTTTCCTCCTCTGACCAACAGCCTCTCCGGCCCAGCTCCCAGCTCCTGCTGAAAGGAGGTCTTGGTGGGGGGAGTGGAGGTGGTTTTGGCTGTAGTAGCCATCTCGATGGGAAGTCTGGTTTTAGGATTTCTAGCTTCCTCGGCGCCAATGTCTTTGGAAGCGGAGGGGCGGGGGTCGATGCCGGGGACGACGACCTCAACACGACAACCGGCGAGGCGATGGCAGCGGCACATCGCTTCCTGCTGAGCCCGGAACACTCTGGGACCAATAACTCCGCTTCGATGCTCCGTCCCGGGTCGGCCAACCACCTGCACCTGCTGGGTGGCGACGGTCTCGGGGGATTCTCTACAGACGCCGATTCGCTCTTCCTGCGTCCCCTGCATGACGGGCTGGGAAAccccaggggaggaggaggggggtttcCAGACCCGTTTTCTCTGGACTTCCAGCGCTCCAGCCTGGGCTTGCACTCCCTGGCCCGCGCCTCTAGAGGGGGCTCCCTGGGCTTTCCTGGATACCGCCGCATCGCACCTAAAAACGACAAcacggggggagggggaggaggaggaggagaaacggGGGTCGTTCTCCAAGACGCCCTGTCTTCCTCCAGTCTGGGGGAAGGGGGACCCTTGCTTCTGAACGGATCGGGGGGGTACGAGTCAGgcccccccacctcctcctccgccCCCCACCCCCAGCTGACCCGGGCCTCGGCGGACGTCCTCTCCAAGTGTAAGAAGGCCCTGTCTGAACACAACGTCCTGGTGGTAGAAGGAGCCAGGAAGTACGCCTGTAGAATCTGCTGTAAGACATTCCTCACCCTGACCGACTGTAAGAAACACATCAGAGTGCACACCGGGGAGAAACCTTACGCCTGCCTCAAGTGTGGCAAACGTTTCAGCCAGTCGTCACACCTGTACAAACACTCCAAGACAACGTGTCTGCGCTGGCAGAACAGCAACATGGCCAACACACTGATGTAG
- the grhprb gene encoding glyoxylate reductase/hydroxypyruvate reductase has product MWCGRVALRRLQRIAVAPLNSLSITGGLPGAVRREMSSLPRVYITRQIPPEGLKILSESGQVQFDLWDSDDVPVPRKELLQKVKGVDALVCVLTEKIDAELLDAAGPNLRVLSTMSVGFDHLSLEELKKRGIRVGYTPDVLTDSVAELTVALLLTTSRRLIEATHEAKTGGWGTWRTLWLCGYELANSTVGILGLGRIGVAIAERLKPFKVKKFIYTDVAPRPELASLIDAEYVSMEELASQSDFLTVCCALTPETKDICNKDLFSKMKNTSIFINTSRGGVVHQEDLYEALSSGQIAGAGLDVTVPEPLPTSHPLFTLNNCVILPHIASASYVTRNAMSALAANNLLLGLKGQPMIKELKL; this is encoded by the exons ATGTGGTGCGGTCGCGTGGCTCTGCGTCGGCTCCAGCGGATCGCTGTTGCTCCGTTAAACTCATTAAGTATTACCGGGGGTTTACCGGGCGCCGTGCGGAGAGAGATGTCGTCCCTACCGCGGGTCTACATCACGCGCCAGATCCCGCCGGAGGGGCTGAAGATTCTCAGCGAGTCAGGACA AGTGCAGTTTGATCTGTGGGACTCAGATGACGTCCCCGTGCCCCGGAAGGAGTTGCTCCAGAAGGTCAAAGGTGTCGATGCGCTGGTCTGCGTGCTCACGGAGAAGATCGACGCCGAGCTATTGGACGCTGCAG GTCCTAACCTCAGGGTCCTGAGCACCATGTCAGTGGGTTTTGACCACCTCTCCCTGGAGGAACTAAAGAAAAG gggCATCCGTGTGGGTTATACCCCAGATGTGTTAACAGATTCTGTAGCTGAACTGACTGTCGCTCTACTGCTGACCACGTCCAGGAGACTCATAGAGGCTACGCATGAAGCCAAGAC TGGCGGCTGGGGAACATGGAGGACTCTGTGGCTGTGTGGATATGAGCTGGCTAACAGCACGGTGGGAATCCTGGGACTGGGCAGGATCG gagtGGCTATCGCTGAGCGTCTGAAGCCGTTCAAGGTTAAGAAGTTCATCTACACGGATGTGGCTCCCCGACCAGAGCTGGCCAGTTTGATCGACGCAGAATATG tctctaTGGAAGAGTTGGCCAGTCAGTCTGACTTCCTGACAGTGTGTTGTGCTCTGACACCAGAGACTAAAGACATCTGTAACAAGGACCTGTTCTCTAAGATGAAGAATACCTCCATCTTCATCAACACAAGCAG gggaggggtggtacacCAGGAGGATCTGTATGAAGCCCTGTCCAGCGGTCAGATAGCTGGAGCCGGACTAGACGTCACCGTCCCTGAACCCCTGCCCACCAGCCACCCACTCTTCACCCTAAACAACTGTG tgatccTCCCCCACATTGCCAGTGCGTCCTACGTCACACGTAATGCCATGTCTGCCCTGGCAGCCAACAACCTGCTACTGGGTCTGAAGGGACAGCCAATGATCAAAGAGCTCAAGCTGTAG